The following are encoded in a window of Actinomycetota bacterium genomic DNA:
- a CDS encoding DUF433 domain-containing protein, protein MNYRDRITIQPGKRGGKPCVRGLRITVSDVLGYLASGMSESAILRD, encoded by the coding sequence GTGAACTACCGCGATCGGATCACGATCCAGCCCGGGAAGCGCGGGGGAAAGCCCTGCGTTCGCGGGCTGCGGATCACGGTGTCCGACGTGTTGGGCTATCTCGCCTCGGGGATGAGTGAATCAGCGATCTTGCGCGAC
- a CDS encoding PLDc N-terminal domain-containing protein — MVLAVDVGPQELLVLVVALIAMGALPIWGIIDAAVRPESLWQGANQNKVVWILVQIFLGVIGSIVYFSAIRPKLKRVLLDP; from the coding sequence ATGGTCTTGGCAGTCGATGTTGGACCGCAGGAACTGCTCGTCTTGGTTGTCGCCTTGATTGCGATGGGCGCGCTGCCGATCTGGGGGATCATTGACGCGGCGGTGCGGCCCGAGAGTCTTTGGCAGGGAGCCAACCAGAACAAGGTCGTGTGGATCTTGGTTCAGATCTTCCTCGGAGTCATCGGCTCGATCGTCTACTTTTCCGCCATCCGACCGAAGCTGAAGCGAGTCCTCCTCGATCCCTGA
- a CDS encoding HIT family protein produces the protein MDVCHLVNGWIALNGGGMVDPNCNFCGIVADPQSAHVVWADDEHVAFLDRNPVAEGHVLLVPRAHVANTRSGCRRHGPLRWSAAGDARVRRHQAGRCLVPSYSRGARMTASLL, from the coding sequence TGTCATCTTGTGAACGGCTGGATTGCCTTGAACGGAGGTGGGATGGTCGATCCGAACTGCAACTTCTGCGGCATCGTGGCCGACCCGCAATCCGCGCACGTGGTGTGGGCGGATGACGAACATGTTGCGTTCCTCGACCGGAACCCGGTTGCGGAGGGGCACGTGCTCCTGGTTCCGCGAGCGCATGTCGCAAACACTCGGAGCGGTTGCCGCCGTCACGGACCTCTTCGATGGTCAGCCGCAGGGGACGCCCGAGTACGCCGTCATCAAGCTGGACGGTGCCTGGTACCGAGTTACTCTCGAGGAGCGCGGATGACGGCTTCGCTCCTCTGA